From the genome of Tautonia marina, one region includes:
- a CDS encoding type III-B CRISPR module-associated Cmr3 family protein encodes MTPPDRVRIGLGIEALDLLFFRGGRPFGPATRAEGGLPQPQTLAGALRTAALAAHGFDFAGWSRRVREASAQGKGGLAGLLEEFGAPTGLVGSLFRGPWLMEQAGGSAPSLLLPVPANLYRTEAGRWARSDPLPEAPPGWESRPSARRPLWRRGDPSAKRPEGFLRPAGMNAYLRGGVPTDADWVRPAELYDFDSRTGLEIDPQTLAGAEGQLYATRMLALRRHVCFYAEILPPTSHADAVRCLLGGPFPWGGEGRYAVARVLDHCVEWPDGGDAEGLPLRVLASPGLYRIASLPDRIAEEYLVAVASGRAFAVSGWDVARNAPRPTRFAAPAGAAYFLDADVSEVETSSLCTDPDLVAEGWGFALKGAWRHA; translated from the coding sequence ATGACGCCCCCGGACCGCGTCCGCATCGGCCTCGGAATCGAGGCGCTCGACCTGCTATTCTTCCGGGGCGGCCGGCCCTTCGGCCCCGCGACCCGTGCCGAGGGCGGGCTGCCCCAGCCACAGACCCTGGCAGGGGCGCTGCGGACGGCGGCGCTGGCCGCGCACGGCTTCGACTTCGCCGGATGGTCGCGAAGGGTCCGGGAGGCTTCGGCCCAAGGAAAGGGTGGCCTGGCGGGTCTCCTGGAGGAATTCGGTGCCCCGACGGGCCTGGTCGGTAGCCTGTTCCGCGGCCCTTGGTTGATGGAACAGGCTGGAGGATCGGCGCCCTCGCTGCTGTTGCCCGTCCCGGCGAACCTCTACAGGACCGAGGCTGGGCGATGGGCCCGCTCCGACCCGCTGCCCGAAGCTCCTCCCGGCTGGGAGTCGAGGCCATCGGCCAGGCGACCCCTCTGGCGGCGTGGCGATCCATCCGCGAAGCGGCCCGAGGGGTTCCTGCGTCCCGCCGGCATGAACGCCTACCTCCGAGGGGGCGTCCCTACCGATGCGGATTGGGTCAGGCCGGCCGAACTGTACGACTTCGACAGTCGGACCGGCCTGGAGATCGACCCGCAGACCCTGGCCGGGGCCGAGGGCCAGTTGTATGCGACTCGGATGCTCGCCCTGCGGCGGCATGTCTGTTTCTATGCCGAAATCCTCCCCCCGACCTCGCACGCCGATGCCGTCCGTTGCCTGCTCGGCGGGCCCTTCCCGTGGGGCGGCGAGGGCCGGTATGCCGTCGCCCGGGTGCTGGACCACTGCGTTGAATGGCCCGACGGCGGGGATGCGGAGGGGCTGCCGCTCCGAGTGCTGGCCTCACCCGGGCTCTATCGCATCGCGAGCCTGCCCGATCGGATCGCCGAGGAGTACCTGGTCGCCGTCGCCTCCGGACGGGCCTTTGCCGTCTCGGGCTGGGATGTGGCCCGCAACGCCCCAAGGCCGACCCGATTCGCTGCGCCGGCCGGCGCAGCCTACTTCCTCGACGCCGACGTATCCGAGGTCGAGACATCATCGCTCTGCACCGACCCGGACCTCGTCGCCGAGGGCTGGGGATTCGCCCTCAAGGGAGCCTGGCGGCATGCCTGA
- the cas10 gene encoding type III-B CRISPR-associated protein Cas10/Cmr2 — MDPLDAADAETRGHFLAFSLGPVQPFIASARSVRDLWTGSYLLSWLCLAAMQPIRHRFGDGAILSPSLDGNPLLETRGDAREGLPSACLPNRFLARIPDDDDDTTRLLADECERSCRAGWKRISGAVRQGLAVRMEGLDPHWDRLWDDQVDDFFEVHTVVLPLARCDAPTLERLLGEQNDPTRPDGLAWGRLQLIARLMEARRSAGHHPAYAARGDVPQKCSLLGSYEQMGPAGLDESRRFWEALAVPENAWSGTRTRQSERLCAVSLVKRFAWPAFLHEEVGLPPESGYFPDTATVAASRWLATEPEIRPDRERGEHGAWSGQWLHRAEHEGPGRRRVDDDRDPPPRDGLLRTIRRKRLAQDAPPAYLAILMMDGDRLGQWLAGIGPDGTTATRVAPNEWIAAISRALAQFSVGRVPEIVRRHGGIPIYSGGDDVLAFLPLEDALPCVRELRDAYVEGWARWVEPLCEPEARSGATVSAGLAVVHHKEDLRYALGRARAAEHAAKEAGRDAVTLAICRRSGEHTSVDLPREMVPRLERWHASFAAGASDRWLYTLRSEFPTLGGDGLPWPAVKAEVRRVAARAEDSARRIDPGEAVGLLDAYREAMEGRGRSRERVLEDFITLAQSASFLARGRD, encoded by the coding sequence GTGGACCCTCTCGACGCCGCCGATGCCGAAACTCGGGGTCATTTCCTGGCGTTCTCCCTGGGGCCCGTCCAGCCGTTCATCGCTTCGGCCCGCTCGGTCCGCGACCTCTGGACCGGCAGCTACCTGCTGAGTTGGCTGTGCCTCGCCGCGATGCAGCCAATCCGGCATCGCTTCGGTGACGGGGCGATCCTCTCGCCGAGCCTCGACGGAAATCCCTTGCTGGAAACGCGAGGGGACGCCCGCGAGGGGTTGCCCTCGGCCTGCTTGCCGAACCGATTTCTTGCCCGCATCCCCGACGATGACGACGACACCACCCGCCTCTTGGCCGATGAGTGCGAGCGGAGTTGTCGAGCGGGCTGGAAGCGGATCAGCGGCGCGGTCCGACAGGGGCTCGCAGTTCGCATGGAGGGCCTCGACCCGCACTGGGATCGGCTCTGGGACGACCAGGTGGATGACTTCTTCGAGGTCCATACCGTCGTCCTGCCGCTCGCTCGATGTGACGCGCCGACGCTTGAACGCCTGCTCGGCGAGCAGAATGACCCGACTCGGCCCGATGGGCTCGCCTGGGGCCGCTTGCAACTGATCGCCCGCCTGATGGAGGCGCGACGGTCTGCCGGGCACCATCCTGCCTACGCTGCCCGGGGCGACGTGCCCCAGAAGTGCTCGCTGCTGGGCAGCTACGAGCAGATGGGGCCGGCCGGGCTGGACGAGTCCCGACGCTTCTGGGAGGCGTTGGCCGTCCCCGAGAACGCCTGGTCCGGCACCAGGACGCGGCAGTCCGAGCGGCTCTGCGCCGTCAGCTTGGTCAAGCGGTTCGCCTGGCCGGCGTTCCTGCACGAGGAAGTGGGACTCCCGCCCGAGTCCGGCTACTTCCCAGACACGGCCACCGTGGCGGCTTCCAGGTGGCTCGCGACGGAGCCGGAGATCAGGCCAGATCGCGAGCGAGGGGAGCATGGGGCCTGGTCCGGGCAGTGGCTACACCGGGCCGAGCATGAAGGCCCCGGCAGGAGGCGCGTCGATGATGACCGCGACCCTCCCCCTCGTGACGGACTCCTGCGGACCATCCGGCGCAAGCGGCTCGCCCAGGATGCCCCCCCGGCGTACCTGGCAATCCTGATGATGGATGGCGACCGGCTGGGGCAATGGCTCGCAGGGATCGGGCCCGACGGTACGACAGCGACCCGGGTCGCACCGAACGAGTGGATCGCCGCGATCAGCCGAGCACTGGCCCAGTTCTCGGTCGGGCGCGTCCCGGAGATCGTCCGCCGGCACGGCGGCATCCCCATCTACTCCGGCGGGGACGACGTGCTCGCCTTCCTGCCCCTCGAAGATGCCCTCCCCTGCGTCCGCGAACTCCGAGATGCCTACGTCGAAGGATGGGCCCGGTGGGTCGAGCCGCTTTGCGAGCCGGAGGCCCGGTCGGGGGCCACCGTCAGTGCCGGCCTCGCCGTGGTCCACCACAAGGAGGACCTGCGATACGCCCTGGGCCGGGCCCGAGCGGCCGAGCATGCCGCCAAGGAGGCGGGTCGGGACGCCGTGACGCTGGCGATCTGCCGCCGATCGGGCGAGCACACATCCGTCGACCTGCCCAGGGAGATGGTCCCCCGTCTGGAACGATGGCACGCGTCTTTCGCAGCGGGCGCATCCGATCGGTGGCTGTACACCCTCCGTTCAGAGTTTCCGACGCTTGGTGGCGATGGGCTGCCCTGGCCGGCCGTTAAGGCCGAAGTCCGGCGCGTTGCGGCTCGCGCCGAAGATTCGGCACGGCGGATCGACCCCGGCGAAGCGGTGGGCCTGCTGGACGCCTATCGCGAGGCGATGGAGGGGCGAGGTCGATCCCGGGAGCGCGTGCTGGAAGACTTCATCACCCTGGCCCAATCGGCCTCGTTCCTGGCCCGAGGGAGGGACTGA
- the cmr4 gene encoding type III-B CRISPR module RAMP protein Cmr4 produces the protein MPENVVSAILGLHAQTSLHPGAGTALGIVDLPVQRERHTRWPTIPGSSLKGVLRDACRERYKTEYAGDRQRTNQESPRLRAAFGPHTEAAGESAGALSLTDARLLAFPVRSLRGVFAWVTCPAVLDRLRRDLALCRFGSIDWQVPLVEKNRVMLPSDDCPCLIEGGRVALEEFLFVRAGDSDGLIAAWIADHVLPDSAAFDATRARFRRSLLVLHDDDFDHFAQYATEINARIGLDYETKTVKGKALFYEEYLPPETLFYALVLANEARARANGEHPSAGRAMGAADVFDVLRETLPEVLQVGADQSIGKGYCATRLARGRHD, from the coding sequence ATGCCTGAGAACGTCGTCTCCGCGATCCTGGGCCTGCACGCCCAGACCTCGCTCCATCCCGGGGCTGGGACCGCCCTGGGCATCGTCGACCTGCCAGTGCAGCGCGAGCGTCACACGCGATGGCCGACGATCCCCGGCTCCTCGCTCAAGGGCGTGCTCCGCGACGCCTGCCGGGAGCGCTACAAGACCGAGTATGCTGGCGATCGCCAGCGGACCAATCAGGAGAGCCCCAGGCTCCGCGCCGCCTTCGGCCCGCACACCGAGGCGGCCGGAGAATCGGCCGGCGCCCTGAGCCTCACCGACGCCCGACTGCTGGCCTTCCCGGTCCGGTCGCTCCGGGGCGTCTTCGCCTGGGTGACTTGCCCGGCCGTTCTGGATCGGCTCCGTCGCGACCTGGCGCTCTGCCGCTTCGGGTCCATCGACTGGCAGGTCCCGCTTGTCGAGAAGAATCGGGTGATGCTCCCCTCGGACGACTGCCCATGCCTGATCGAGGGCGGGCGCGTCGCCCTGGAGGAGTTCCTCTTCGTGCGTGCTGGCGACTCGGACGGCCTGATCGCTGCCTGGATCGCCGATCACGTCCTGCCCGATTCGGCCGCCTTCGACGCGACACGAGCCCGTTTCCGACGCAGCCTGCTCGTGCTGCACGACGACGACTTCGACCACTTTGCCCAGTATGCCACCGAGATCAACGCACGAATCGGTTTGGACTACGAGACCAAGACCGTCAAGGGCAAGGCCCTTTTCTACGAAGAGTACCTGCCCCCGGAGACGCTCTTCTACGCGCTCGTGCTGGCCAATGAGGCACGGGCCAGGGCCAATGGCGAACATCCCTCGGCCGGCCGTGCCATGGGGGCGGCGGATGTTTTCGATGTCCTGAGGGAGACGCTCCCGGAGGTCCTCCAGGTGGGGGCGGACCAGTCGATCGGCAAGGGATATTGCGCCACGAGACTCGCCCGAGGGAGGCACGACTGA
- the cmr5 gene encoding type III-B CRISPR module-associated protein Cmr5, translating into MAGHQTLDQRRAAHAWRVVQQVKDEGRDDARREFKLQAKRLPARVVTAGLGQALAFLEAKDYAPHLRAALTDWIGQQVLVAPGRTGDRLLRWVVEGDSDFLRLATAECLVYLQWVVRFAEAEFRDISDVEEV; encoded by the coding sequence ATGGCCGGCCACCAGACCCTCGATCAGCGTCGTGCCGCCCACGCCTGGCGGGTCGTTCAACAGGTCAAGGATGAGGGCAGGGACGATGCCAGGCGGGAATTCAAGCTCCAGGCCAAACGTCTGCCGGCCCGGGTCGTGACGGCGGGCCTTGGCCAGGCCCTGGCCTTCCTGGAGGCCAAGGACTACGCGCCACACCTGCGGGCCGCGTTGACTGACTGGATCGGGCAGCAGGTGCTGGTGGCCCCAGGCCGCACTGGCGACCGGCTGCTCCGGTGGGTCGTCGAGGGTGACTCCGACTTCCTCCGGCTCGCGACCGCCGAATGCCTTGTCTACTTGCAGTGGGTCGTCCGCTTCGCCGAGGCGGAGTTCCGCGACATCAGCGACGTGGAGGAGGTCTGA